The Mucilaginibacter gracilis genomic interval ACACCACATTCTTTCCAAATTTTTTAAACAGGTGCTCAATGACGATCACCGGCGCTCCTTTAGCCACATGATCTTCAGGGCTTAGTTCATCTTTTGCTGCTGTTGCCATACCCATTAATTTAAGCCTAATATGTTTGTGAACTGAACCGCCAGGAGGTCGATAATGAATATGAGGACAGAAGATAATACGACGGCAGAATTGGCTGAAACGCCAACACCCTGTGTTCCCTTGCTGGAGTTGAACCCTTTATAACAACCGATGATGCCCACCGCGAAACCAAAGAAAAAGGTTTTGGTAATCGCCGGTAAAATATCGCTGAAGCTCAGGCTTTGGAATACCTGTGTAAAAAAGAAATGCAAGCTGGTTACGGAGCTGAGGTTGACCCCAATATAGGCTCCGAATAAGGAAATGGCATCGCCCAAAACAGTTAAAATTGGAAGCATTAAGGTTGTTGCCAATACGCGGGTAGCTACCAAGTATTTATAAGGATTTGTGCCACTCACTTCCATAGCATCTATTTGCTCTGTTACTTTCATCGAGCCCAATTCAGCGCCGATGCTGCTGCCTATCTTCCCGGCAAAAATTAAAGCGGTGATCACCGGCCCAATCTCTCTCACAATGGCTATACCTACCATAACCGGTAGTTCTGACTGTACGCCATAACTTACGAGCGAGGGCCGCAACTGCATGGTTAATACCAGGCCCATGATGAAACCGGTAAGGCCGATCAGCGGAAATGATTTATAGCCAATGGTATAACACTGGCCGAGCAGTTCCTTAACTTCAAACCTGGGCCTTAGCCCATGTGAAAAAAAGTGACCGGTAAATTTGGCCATGCTACCTGTTTCATCTAAAAAACTACGTGTATCTTCGATTAAAGCCATTTTGTTATTTTTAATATTAGGGTATCTATGACCATTTCATATGCTAATTTGTTTCGTAAAATCCTTCACCGGAAATGATCATGCGGGCAAGCCGGTCATCAAGGCTATAGATATCTTTTCTAAAGTTTAGCAATCCCCTTCGATCAGTAAAGGCCGTGAAATAGGTAATAAAGACAGGAACTTTATGCTCCAAGCTCACATACTGTTCTTTACCAGAATTCATAGCCCGCTTAATTTTGATCCCACTCCATTTATTATGGTTTTTGAGCAGGAAAGCGGCCAATTTAGCTGGCTCCATAATACGGATACAGCCATGACTAAAATCCCTGGTTGTTTCGCCAAATAAAGATTTTTTAGGAGTATCATGTAAATAAATATTGTAGCTATTGGGAAACAGGAATTTCACCAGACCGAGTGAGTTCTCCGGTCCGGGCTTTTGCCTGAC includes:
- a CDS encoding MlaE family ABC transporter permease gives rise to the protein MALIEDTRSFLDETGSMAKFTGHFFSHGLRPRFEVKELLGQCYTIGYKSFPLIGLTGFIMGLVLTMQLRPSLVSYGVQSELPVMVGIAIVREIGPVITALIFAGKIGSSIGAELGSMKVTEQIDAMEVSGTNPYKYLVATRVLATTLMLPILTVLGDAISLFGAYIGVNLSSVTSLHFFFTQVFQSLSFSDILPAITKTFFFGFAVGIIGCYKGFNSSKGTQGVGVSANSAVVLSSVLIFIIDLLAVQFTNILGLN